A single Cryomorphaceae bacterium DNA region contains:
- a CDS encoding GNAT family N-acetyltransferase, translating into MVRLQNDKVQLRAPEASDLDLFYRWENDPEVWLITQTQAPFSKDTLRAYLENAHKDLYEYRQLRLVIENVEDLAGLGSVDFFDFDPANKRLGVGVFIAEEENRRRGIARAALSLALDFVFEQYDLEQVYCNILSGNEASLALFEGLGFERVGLKKRWVREGDLWHDEYLLQKIRASS; encoded by the coding sequence ATGGTAAGGCTTCAGAACGACAAAGTTCAATTACGAGCACCAGAGGCCAGTGATTTGGATCTGTTTTACCGTTGGGAAAACGATCCGGAGGTCTGGTTAATCACGCAGACGCAAGCGCCATTCTCTAAGGATACCTTGAGAGCTTATCTCGAGAACGCGCACAAGGACTTGTACGAATACCGCCAACTCCGCTTGGTGATTGAAAACGTGGAAGATCTAGCCGGCCTTGGATCGGTCGATTTCTTTGATTTTGACCCCGCCAACAAAAGATTAGGCGTTGGCGTTTTCATAGCAGAAGAGGAAAACCGCCGTCGCGGCATCGCTAGGGCTGCATTGAGCCTGGCGCTTGACTTCGTTTTTGAACAGTACGATTTGGAACAAGTGTATTGCAATATTCTTTCCGGCAACGAAGCCAGCTTAGCGCTTTTCGAAGGCCTCGGCTTTGAGCGTGTTGGATTAAAGAAGCGCTGGGTCCGCGAAGGCGACCTCTGGCACGACGAATACCTGCTCCAAAAAATTCGAGCCTCATCATGA
- a CDS encoding tetratricopeptide repeat protein: MKKVLVISLLTLGVALLAVRCSGGGKQEEKALRADADIPEYKNLSDTVAYVGKEVCKACHADIYETYVHTGMGLSFDEASRVKSSSKLSDDSKIYDEHLDLWYHPYWSDDELRLLEYRLEGEDTTYQREEVVDYIIGSGQHTNSHIQNVNGYLHQVPFTYYTQDGKLDFPPGFEDGNNTRFSRTIGLECMSCHNSLPEFVMGSENKFTGVPDGISCERCHGPGQVHVIEKSQGIMVDTSQYVDYSIVNPSKLADELQFEVCQRCHLQGNAVLKPGKDWYDFKPGMELSSVMSVFLPRYEDAENEFIMASHIDRFKQSKCYLEAERTYNCISCHNPHKSVHETNLIQFNSTCGDCHSGAPRFDCTAPEPDLVAEDFNCVGCHMPSSTSIDIPHVTVHDHKIRVPGERGMADIAPQAQKVKKFLGLVSVNEDAPDDRTVARAYLQQYEKFTSDPQFLDSAAVYLDRAGRPLFETVNWYFLKADYSGLCADIDVRGVEVVLESLKTTDFTNDDAWTAYRVGQSYRNMGNKDAAYPFLKKAVTLAPYQLEFRNKMATLLVDLGLREKALSQMEFVYQEYPYYPENVNNLGYYWLQEGDLEKAAEFYDESLALDPDYVPGLLNRAGLALYQERWAEAERDLEHILSIEPDHPRATQVYAQLKQIYP, translated from the coding sequence ATGAAAAAGGTTCTGGTAATCAGTTTGCTGACCCTCGGGGTCGCGCTGTTGGCCGTGCGCTGTTCGGGTGGGGGAAAGCAAGAAGAAAAGGCCCTACGGGCCGATGCAGACATTCCAGAGTACAAGAACCTCTCGGACACCGTCGCGTATGTGGGCAAGGAGGTCTGTAAGGCTTGCCATGCGGATATCTACGAGACCTATGTGCATACCGGAATGGGACTCAGCTTCGATGAAGCCTCGCGAGTCAAGAGCTCCAGCAAGCTCTCGGATGATTCAAAGATTTACGACGAGCACCTCGATCTCTGGTATCACCCCTATTGGTCCGACGATGAACTAAGACTCCTGGAATACCGCCTGGAAGGTGAGGATACGACCTATCAGCGAGAGGAGGTAGTAGATTACATTATCGGCTCCGGGCAGCATACCAATTCGCATATTCAAAATGTGAATGGCTACCTCCATCAGGTGCCATTTACCTACTACACCCAGGATGGGAAGCTGGACTTTCCCCCGGGTTTTGAAGACGGGAACAACACGCGATTTAGTCGGACCATTGGCTTAGAATGCATGAGTTGCCACAACTCTCTTCCGGAGTTTGTGATGGGGTCGGAAAACAAGTTTACGGGCGTGCCGGACGGGATCAGCTGTGAGCGTTGTCATGGACCCGGGCAGGTTCACGTCATTGAAAAGAGCCAAGGAATCATGGTGGACACCAGTCAGTATGTGGATTACAGCATCGTTAATCCATCCAAATTGGCGGACGAACTTCAGTTTGAAGTGTGTCAGCGCTGTCATCTTCAAGGAAATGCCGTCCTCAAACCCGGAAAGGATTGGTATGATTTTAAACCGGGCATGGAGCTTTCCAGCGTCATGAGCGTATTTCTGCCTCGCTATGAAGATGCCGAGAACGAGTTCATTATGGCCTCGCACATCGACCGGTTTAAACAGAGTAAATGTTACTTGGAAGCGGAACGGACCTACAACTGCATCAGCTGTCACAATCCGCACAAAAGCGTTCACGAGACCAATCTCATTCAATTCAACAGCACGTGCGGTGATTGCCATTCCGGTGCGCCTCGCTTTGACTGCACAGCTCCTGAACCGGATCTGGTCGCAGAGGATTTCAACTGCGTGGGCTGTCATATGCCCAGCAGTACGAGTATCGATATTCCGCACGTGACGGTTCACGACCATAAGATTCGCGTGCCTGGAGAGAGGGGCATGGCGGACATCGCGCCGCAGGCGCAGAAAGTGAAGAAATTCCTCGGATTGGTCAGTGTTAATGAAGATGCTCCGGATGACCGAACCGTGGCAAGAGCGTACTTGCAGCAATACGAGAAGTTTACTTCGGATCCCCAGTTTTTGGATTCGGCAGCCGTATATCTGGATCGAGCCGGACGCCCGCTCTTTGAAACGGTCAATTGGTACTTTTTGAAAGCTGATTATTCCGGACTGTGCGCAGATATTGATGTGCGTGGAGTAGAGGTTGTCCTGGAATCGCTGAAGACCACGGACTTTACCAACGACGATGCCTGGACCGCTTATCGCGTTGGCCAGAGCTATCGCAACATGGGGAACAAGGACGCAGCGTATCCATTCCTCAAAAAGGCCGTTACGCTTGCTCCTTATCAACTCGAGTTCCGAAATAAGATGGCCACCTTGCTGGTTGATTTGGGCTTACGTGAAAAGGCCTTGTCCCAAATGGAGTTTGTCTATCAGGAGTATCCCTACTATCCCGAGAACGTCAATAATCTGGGCTATTACTGGCTTCAAGAAGGAGACTTGGAAAAGGCAGCCGAGTTTTACGATGAATCTTTGGCCTTGGATCCTGATTACGTGCCCGGGCTTTTGAATCGCGCTGGATTGGCTCTATACCAGGAGCGCTGGGCGGAGGCTGAACGAGACTTGGAACACATCCTGAGTATTGAGCCTGATCACCCGCGAGCGACCCAAGTGTACGCTCAGCTGAAACAAATTTATCCATGA
- a CDS encoding diaminopimelate epimerase, with product MRIPFDKYQGTGNDFILVDDRQGFFPAAEASQIAYLCDRRFGIGADGLILLRNSERYDFEMVYFNADGHEGSMCGNGGRCTVKYAAALGLISGRTEFMAVDGVHHAELVPEGVALGMSDVSGIQDLGDAYFTDTGSPHYVAFVDSLADFDVVGEGRAIRYNDTYREEGTNVNFIVEHDHFLEIRTYERGVENETLSCGTGATAAALVWAEKKGVQEGRIPLLFPGGEVQVTWKKEGGIYTDIQLIGPAEQSFKGEVEW from the coding sequence GTGCGTATACCCTTTGACAAATACCAAGGTACGGGAAACGACTTCATTTTAGTCGATGATCGACAGGGCTTTTTCCCCGCGGCTGAGGCGAGTCAAATTGCCTATTTATGCGATCGACGCTTCGGAATAGGAGCTGACGGGCTCATACTCTTGCGCAACAGCGAGCGATATGATTTCGAGATGGTTTACTTCAATGCAGACGGTCACGAGGGCTCGATGTGTGGAAATGGCGGGCGATGCACGGTCAAGTATGCGGCCGCCTTGGGTCTGATCTCGGGCAGAACTGAGTTCATGGCTGTCGATGGGGTGCATCACGCCGAACTTGTGCCGGAAGGAGTAGCGCTTGGAATGAGTGATGTTTCGGGCATTCAAGATCTAGGAGATGCGTACTTCACGGATACAGGCTCTCCGCACTACGTCGCTTTTGTTGATTCTTTAGCTGACTTCGATGTCGTAGGCGAGGGACGGGCTATTCGATATAATGATACCTACCGAGAGGAAGGAACCAACGTCAATTTCATCGTCGAGCACGACCATTTTCTGGAGATTCGAACCTATGAGCGGGGTGTTGAAAATGAAACGCTGAGCTGTGGTACTGGGGCAACGGCCGCCGCCTTGGTTTGGGCCGAAAAGAAAGGCGTGCAAGAGGGTCGGATTCCCCTTTTGTTTCCCGGCGGTGAAGTACAGGTGACTTGGAAAAAGGAAGGCGGAATCTATACCGATATTCAACTGATTGGCCCAGCAGAGCAATCCTTTAAGGGGGAAGTTGAATGGTAA